The following are encoded in a window of Hymenobacter volaticus genomic DNA:
- a CDS encoding GlxA family transcriptional regulator has translation MPTIIFVVPDHCTLLDLAGPVQVFEEAAAQGADLQLAYVQYQSAPRSSAGLAFAAVPRFDSVTPQAGDLMIVPGIADSALPLLASEDYQEFYAWLRALSARGVDLCSVCTGAFVLGAAGLLQGRTCTTHWQHVGALQQACPDSRVLVDRLFVHDRGVYTSAGIAAGIDLALALLEERFGPLLTYKVSRRLVLYYRRNGVHGQVSVYLDHRNHLHPGVHRAQDYLLDHLAENPTLEVLAEVAHSSPRNLTRLFRQHAGISINEFSTKIRTEAARTLVATSSLTRQVIAERCGFRNPRQLQRLLARSA, from the coding sequence ATGCCCACTATCATCTTCGTTGTGCCAGACCACTGCACCTTGCTGGATTTGGCTGGTCCGGTCCAGGTCTTTGAAGAAGCCGCTGCCCAAGGAGCCGATCTGCAGCTGGCGTACGTGCAGTACCAGTCCGCTCCACGCAGCTCGGCCGGGCTGGCGTTTGCCGCCGTGCCTCGCTTCGATTCCGTGACGCCCCAAGCCGGTGACCTAATGATTGTTCCCGGCATCGCCGATAGCGCACTGCCTTTGCTAGCAAGCGAAGATTACCAAGAATTTTACGCCTGGCTGCGGGCGCTTTCCGCGCGTGGGGTGGACTTGTGCTCGGTGTGCACCGGCGCGTTTGTGCTGGGGGCCGCCGGCCTGCTGCAAGGGCGAACCTGCACCACCCATTGGCAGCACGTAGGCGCGTTGCAACAAGCCTGCCCCGACAGCCGGGTGCTCGTCGACCGGCTGTTCGTGCACGACCGGGGCGTGTATACCAGTGCTGGCATTGCGGCGGGCATCGACTTGGCACTAGCCTTACTGGAAGAGCGGTTCGGCCCCCTGTTGACGTACAAGGTAAGTCGCCGGCTGGTTCTCTATTACCGCCGCAACGGGGTGCACGGGCAGGTAAGCGTATATCTCGACCACCGCAATCATCTGCACCCGGGTGTGCACCGGGCCCAAGATTACTTGCTCGACCATCTAGCCGAAAACCCAACTCTGGAAGTCCTGGCGGAGGTTGCGCACAGCAGCCCGCGCAACCTCACGCGCTTGTTCCGCCAGCATGCTGGGATAAGCATCAACGAGTTTTCCACTAAAATCCGGACTGAGGCGGCCCGCACGCTCGTGGCTACATCCAGCTTAACGCGCCAAGTTATTGCCGAGCGGTGCGGCTTCCGCAACCCCCGCCAGCTCCAGCGCCTACTGGCCCGCTCAGCTTAA
- a CDS encoding GrpB family protein, with translation MARFLSCTIAIELVPYNANWGLAFTHEATVWRQVLGDNLVAIHHIGSTAIPAILAKPVVDILGVVSDLAAVDEATPRLEVLGYIAKGENGIPRRRYFQKKDVTGAHSHHVHLFAVGADPIEHHLAFRDYLRAHPAAAARYSQVKVLALANQPLTRQAYQDAKGPFITALQAEAVAWYRRGDGY, from the coding sequence TTGGCACGTTTTCTCTCATGCACAATAGCCATTGAACTAGTTCCTTATAATGCTAACTGGGGCCTGGCCTTCACCCACGAGGCCACGGTGTGGCGCCAGGTGTTAGGCGACAACCTGGTAGCAATTCACCATATAGGCAGTACCGCCATCCCGGCCATACTGGCCAAACCTGTTGTCGACATCCTGGGCGTAGTCAGCGACTTGGCAGCTGTGGACGAGGCCACTCCCCGTTTGGAGGTGCTTGGTTACATAGCTAAGGGCGAAAACGGCATTCCAAGACGCCGTTATTTCCAAAAGAAGGATGTTACGGGGGCGCACAGTCATCATGTCCACCTCTTTGCGGTAGGAGCCGACCCAATTGAACACCACCTCGCGTTTCGGGATTACCTACGGGCCCATCCCGCCGCTGCTGCTCGGTACTCGCAGGTGAAGGTGCTGGCGCTGGCCAACCAGCCGCTTACCAGGCAAGCCTACCAAGATGCTAAAGGACCCTTTATTACTGCGCTTCAAGCGGAGGCTGTTGCTTGGTATCGCCGAGGGGATGGTTACTAA
- a CDS encoding putative immunity protein: MKKYSKDDQVALAAWSLDCAERVLPLFQRVSPTDERPLRALDVGRAWVQTGLFEMAVIRSASLGAHAAAKSVLATPAACCAAHAAGQAVATAHVTQHAYGGAYYALKALVAVDPASASHRVAQEWGWQAQQLPVHLRESIMSRLQVEQRRSGLWISIQKGPGF, from the coding sequence ATGAAAAAGTATTCGAAAGATGATCAAGTAGCGCTGGCCGCGTGGTCACTCGACTGTGCTGAACGCGTGTTGCCGCTGTTTCAACGCGTCTCACCCACTGATGAGCGGCCGCTACGGGCCCTTGATGTGGGCCGCGCGTGGGTACAAACCGGTTTGTTTGAGATGGCTGTTATCCGCAGCGCTTCCCTTGGGGCGCATGCGGCGGCCAAGTCTGTGTTAGCGACCCCAGCAGCCTGCTGTGCGGCACACGCGGCTGGACAGGCAGTAGCCACAGCGCACGTGACGCAGCATGCTTACGGGGGAGCATATTACGCGTTGAAAGCGCTAGTAGCTGTCGATCCTGCTTCGGCCTCCCACCGAGTGGCGCAGGAGTGGGGCTGGCAAGCGCAGCAACTTCCCGTTCACCTGCGCGAATCCATTATGAGCCGCCTGCAAGTAGAGCAGCGCCGTAGCGGGCTGTGGATCAGCATCCAGAAAGGGCCGGGTTTTTAA
- a CDS encoding BLUF domain-containing protein: MLYQLIYTSRACVLFDAEALTQLLTKARTFYASQHVTGLLLYSEGHFLQILEGTRPEVETVYALIRQDPRHEQLQLLGQGPVPRRAFPYWGMGFCELAYPVWAQLRDTLPLPGQVAAPYSLSLRDLLEPFVLHPITRE; encoded by the coding sequence ATGCTCTATCAGTTGATCTATACCAGCCGCGCGTGTGTCCTTTTCGATGCTGAGGCCCTTACCCAGTTGCTAACCAAAGCCCGCACCTTCTACGCGTCGCAGCACGTGACGGGCTTGTTGCTGTACAGTGAGGGGCACTTTTTGCAGATACTTGAAGGCACCCGCCCAGAAGTCGAAACCGTCTATGCGCTCATCCGGCAAGACCCTCGCCACGAGCAGTTACAACTGCTCGGACAGGGCCCGGTGCCCCGGCGCGCGTTTCCCTATTGGGGTATGGGCTTCTGTGAACTAGCATATCCGGTCTGGGCCCAATTGCGCGACACGCTTCCGCTCCCGGGCCAGGTGGCCGCCCCTTACAGCTTATCCCTGCGCGACTTGTTGGAGCCTTTCGTGCTACATCCTATTACCCGGGAGTAG